The following coding sequences lie in one Arachis hypogaea cultivar Tifrunner chromosome 9, arahy.Tifrunner.gnm2.J5K5, whole genome shotgun sequence genomic window:
- the LOC112708882 gene encoding uncharacterized protein, with product MRLNPFKCAFAMETGKFLGFMITHRGVEANPEKCEAIIRMTFLGCIKDVQRTTPQASIKETPFLLTYRVDAVIPVEVGEPSPRLCLGRVEEVVEKDLVDETREMAHLSETVLKQRIALRYNAKVLKKSFEHNDLVLRCNDVGFPTPGEAKLAPNWEGPYRVKEVVGSGAYKLERLDEKEVPRMWNVGNLKRFYS from the exons ATGAGGCTTAACCCCTTCAAGTGCGCTTTTGCCATGGAGACCGGGAAGTTCCTAGGTTTCATGATAACCCACAGGGGAGTTGAAGCCAACCCTGAGAAGTGCGAGGCAATTATCCGAATGACGTTCCTGGGATGCATCAAAGACGTGCAGAG AACAACACCACAAGCTTCCATCAAGGAgactcctttcttacttacttacAGGGTCGATGCGGTGATACCTGTGGAAGTAGGAGAACCGAGCCCGCGACTATGCCTTGGTAGAGTCGAGGAAGTAGTGGAGAAGGACCTGGTTGACGAGACCAGGGAGATGGCCCACTTGTCAGAGACGGTGTTAAAGCAAAGGATAGCCTTGCGGTACAACGCCAAAGTGCTTAAAAAGAGTTTTGAACATAACGACCTGGTCTTACGATGCAACGACGTTGGCTTCCCGACCCCAGGAGAAGCGAAGCTGGCACCcaactgggaaggcccctacagggtAAAAGAAGTAGTCGGCAGTGGAGCCTATAAACTGGAGCGACTAGACGAAAAGGAAGTACCCAGAATGTGGAACGTAGGGAACTTAAAGAGATTTTACTCTTAG